One genomic window of Luteitalea pratensis includes the following:
- a CDS encoding M20/M25/M40 family metallo-hydrolase has translation MSRSITMAVAGAALLGTLAAPASAQPSAASYTQPYQRKAFEIYRTIVGMRTAEGQAMVPAMADYLAGQFRAGGFPATDVHVLPFTVPSGEKTAGLVVRYRGDGSSGKKPILLLAHMDVVDARREDWTRDPFVLQEERGYFFGRGSADDKFGVSSLTATFLRLKAEGFVPSRDLVIALSGDEETGMLSVRDLVTTHRALTDAEFALNDDGGGGKLDETGTPVAYFVQSAEKTYATFELTVTNPGGHSSTPRTDSAIFDLANVLKRLEAYRFPVAVNDTTRAYLREMERLTPGPEGEAMGRLAADPADQAAADELWRRPEAVGITRTTCVPTMLRAGHAENALPQSATVTVNCRIFPGEAVDAVKATLERVANLRGLTITQVGEGLPSPASPLREDVIAAVAAAVHARYPGVPVIPYMAPYATDGREVRSAGIPTYGVMGLFMKDSDQFSHGRDERVPVEQLFGALEHWKVLLTNLAGRSGVSAAR, from the coding sequence ATGTCACGTTCGATCACGATGGCCGTCGCGGGCGCTGCCTTGCTGGGCACGCTCGCGGCGCCGGCCTCGGCACAGCCCAGCGCGGCGTCGTACACGCAGCCCTATCAACGCAAGGCGTTCGAGATCTATCGGACCATCGTCGGCATGCGCACGGCTGAAGGCCAGGCCATGGTCCCGGCGATGGCAGATTACCTCGCCGGGCAGTTCCGAGCTGGGGGCTTCCCAGCCACCGACGTGCATGTCCTGCCATTCACCGTGCCGTCAGGCGAGAAGACGGCCGGGCTCGTGGTGCGCTACCGCGGTGACGGCTCCTCCGGCAAGAAGCCCATCCTGCTGCTGGCCCATATGGATGTCGTCGACGCACGGCGCGAGGACTGGACGCGCGACCCGTTTGTCCTGCAGGAAGAGCGCGGCTATTTCTTCGGCCGCGGCAGCGCCGACGACAAGTTCGGCGTCTCCTCGCTCACGGCCACGTTCCTGCGCCTGAAGGCGGAGGGCTTCGTCCCGAGTCGTGATCTCGTGATCGCCCTCTCCGGTGACGAGGAGACGGGCATGCTCTCGGTACGCGACCTCGTGACGACACACCGCGCGCTGACCGATGCCGAGTTCGCACTGAATGACGATGGCGGCGGTGGCAAGCTGGACGAGACCGGAACGCCTGTCGCGTACTTCGTCCAGAGCGCCGAGAAGACGTATGCCACCTTCGAACTGACGGTCACCAACCCTGGCGGACACAGCTCCACGCCGCGCACCGACAGCGCGATTTTCGATCTTGCCAACGTCCTCAAGCGCCTCGAAGCGTATCGCTTCCCCGTCGCGGTCAACGACACGACGCGCGCGTACCTGCGCGAGATGGAACGTCTCACACCAGGCCCCGAGGGCGAAGCCATGGGCCGGCTGGCAGCCGATCCCGCCGATCAGGCCGCCGCGGACGAACTCTGGCGTCGTCCCGAGGCCGTCGGGATCACGCGCACCACGTGCGTACCGACCATGCTGCGCGCCGGGCATGCCGAGAACGCATTGCCGCAATCGGCGACCGTGACCGTGAACTGCCGGATCTTCCCCGGGGAAGCCGTCGACGCCGTCAAGGCGACGCTGGAGCGCGTGGCGAACCTGAGGGGCCTCACCATCACCCAGGTAGGCGAGGGGTTGCCGAGTCCGGCGTCGCCCCTGCGCGAGGACGTCATCGCGGCAGTCGCCGCGGCGGTGCACGCGCGCTATCCCGGTGTCCCTGTCATCCCCTACATGGCCCCCTACGCCACCGACGGCCGCGAGGTGCGGTCCGCCGGCATCCCCACCTACGGCGTGATGGGGCTGTTCATGAAGGACAGCGACCAGTTCTCGCACGGCCGCGATGAGCGCGTGCCCGTGGAGCAGTTGTTCGGTGCCCTCGAACACTGGAAGGTGCTTCTTACCAACCTCGCTGGACGAAGTGGCGTCAGCGCGGCACGGTGA